In Bos taurus isolate L1 Dominette 01449 registration number 42190680 breed Hereford chromosome 9, ARS-UCD2.0, whole genome shotgun sequence, a single genomic region encodes these proteins:
- the LOC100848504 gene encoding LOW QUALITY PROTEIN: growth hormone-inducible transmembrane protein-like (The sequence of the model RefSeq protein was modified relative to this genomic sequence to represent the inferred CDS: inserted 2 bases in 2 codons), whose protein sequence is MLAARLVCLRALPSRXFTKASPVVKNSITKNQWLLTPSREYATKTRIGIRRGKATQELKEAALEPSVEKIFKIDQMGRWFIAGGAAVGLGALCYYGLGMSNEIRAIEKAVMWPQYVKDRIHSTYMYLAGSIGLTALSAVAVSRTPALMNFMMRGSWITIGATFAAMIGAGMLVQSISYEQSPGPKHLAWLLHSGVMGAVVAPLTILGGPLLLRAAWYTAGIVGGLSTVAMCAPSEKFLNMGAPLGVGLGVVFVSSLGSMFXPPTTVAGATLYSVAVYGGLVLFSMFLLYDTQKVIKRAEVVPMYGVQKYDPISSMLGIDMDTLNIFMRVATVLATGGNRKK, encoded by the exons ATGCTGGCCGCAAGACTTGTGTGTCTCCGAGCTCTACCTTCCA GTTTCACCAAGGCCTCCCCTGTTGTGAAGAATTCCATCACGAAGAATCAATGGCTTTTGACACCCAGCAGGGAGTATGCTACCAAGACAAGAATTGGGATTCGACGTGGAAAAGCAACCCAAGAACTCAAGGAGGCAGCTTTGGAACCATCcgtggaaaaaatatttaaaattgatcAGATGGGAAGATGGTTTATTGCTGGAGGGGCTGCAGTTGGTCTTGGAGCTTTGTGCTACTACGGATTGGGAATGTCTAATGAGATCAGAGCTATTGAAAAAGCTGTAATGTGGCCTCAGTATGTGAAGGACAGAATTCATTCCACTTACATGTACTTAGCAGGAAGTATTGGCTTAACAGCTTTGTCTGCCGTGGCAGTGAGCAGAACTCCTGCTCTCATGAACTTCATGATGAGAGGCTCTTGGATAACCATTGGTGCAACCTTTGCAGCCATGATTGGAGCTGGAATGCTGGTACAGTCAATATCATATGAGCAGAGTCCAGGCCCAAAGCACCTTGCTTGGTTACTACATTCTGGTGTGATGGGTGCTGTGGTGGCTCCTCTGACGATACTAGGGGGGCCTCTTCTCCTCAGAGCTGCGTGGTACACGGCTGGCATCGTGGGAGGTCTCTCCACCGTGGCCATGTGTGCGCCCAGTGAGAAGTTTCTCAACATGGGGGCCCCCCTGGGTGTGGGCCTCGGTGTCGTCTTTGTGTCCTCACTAGGATCAATGT CTCCACCTACCACTGTGGCTGGTGCCACTCTGTACTCAGTGGCGGTTTATGGTGGATTAGTTCTTTTCAGCATGTTTCTTCTATATGATACACAGAAAGTAATCAAGCGTGCAGAAGTAGTACCAATGTATGGAGTTCAGAAATACGACCCCATCAGTTCGATGCTGGGAATCGACATGGATACATTAAACATATTTATGCGTGTTGCCACTGTTCTAGCAACTGGAGGCAACAGGAAGAAGTGA